One Cucurbita pepo subsp. pepo cultivar mu-cu-16 chromosome LG07, ASM280686v2, whole genome shotgun sequence genomic region harbors:
- the LOC111798033 gene encoding U-box domain-containing protein 4-like: MGTDSPANFTYMGRTFDDLTNGHSSGAFSDCNSDRSGEFPTAASQGRRLLIACASDNSDDLIRQLVMDLESCSIEEQKQAAMEIRLLAKNKPENRLKIAKAGAVRPLISLISCSDPQLQEYGVTAILNLSLCDENKEQIAASGAIKPLVRALMSGTPTAKENAACALLRLSQMEENKIAIGRCGAIPLLVNLLENGGFRGKKDASTALYSLCSVKENKIRAVKAGIMRPLVELMADFGSNMVDKSAFVLSVLVSLSEARTALVEEGGIPVLVELVEDGTQRQKEIAAVILLQVCEDSVLYRTMVAREGAIPPLIALTQSGTNRARQKAEKLIELLRQPRSGNCAATTSDVSV; encoded by the exons ATGGGGACGGACAGTCCCGCTAATTTTACTTATATGGGCCGGACCTTTGATGATCTCACCAACGGTCATAGTTCTGGGGCGTTTAGCGACTGTAATAGTGATAGATCCGGGGAGTTTCCCACGGCGGCGTCGCAGGGCCGTCGGCTTTTGATTGCTTGTGCTTCTGATAACTCCGACGACCTAATTCGCCAACTGGTTATGGACCTCGAGTCCTGTTCGATTGAGGAGCAGAAGCAAGCGGCTATGGAGATTAGACTTCTCGCTAAGAACAAACCGGAGAATCGATTGAAGATCGCGAAAGCTGGAGCGGTGAGGCCGTTGATTTCGTTGATATCGTGTTCGGATCCGCAGCTTCAAGAGTACGGCGTGACGGCGATTTTGAATCTCTCGTTGTGCGACGAGAACAAGGAGCAAATAGCGGCGTCTGGTGCGATTAAGCCTCTGGTTCGAGCGCTGATGTCGGGAACTCCTACGGCGAAGGAGAACGCCGCTTGTGCTTTACTACGGCTATCGCAAATGGAGGAGAACAAGATTGCAATCGGACGGTGTGGAGCGATTCCGCTTTTGGTGAATCTGTTAGAGAACGGCGGATTTCGCGGAAAGAAGGACGCATCGACGGCTCTGTATTCACTGTGCTCGGTtaaggaaaacaaaatcagAGCAGTAAAAGCGGGAATCATGAGGCCGTTAGTGGAATTAATGGCGGATTTCGGGTCAAACATGGTGGATAAGTCGGCGTTTGTGTTGAGCGTATTGGTATCGTTGTCAGAGGCGAGGACGGCGCTGGTAGAAGAAGGCGGAATTCCGGTACTAGTGGAATTAGTGGAAGACGGAACACAGCGACAAAAGGAGATCGCGGCGGTGATTTTGCTGCAGGTTTGCGAGGACAGTGTCCTTTACCGTACAATGGTAGCCCGTGAAGGAGCAATCCCGCCGCTAATTGCCTTGACACAGTCCGGCACCAATCGCGCCAGACAAAAG GCGGAGAAACTGATAGAGCTTCTACGGCAACCAAGATCCGGCAACTGCGCTGCCACCACCTCAGATGTGTCAGTCTAA